The genomic interval AAGGTGGCTACCGTCGAGTTATGGTCTTCGAGATCGCCGAAGTACATGGCGCCCGCGGGACAGATCTCGACGCATGCCGGAACATAATCGCCTTCGGCCAGTTCACGTTTCGCGGCGCGCGCCTCGTCGCGAGCTTTTTGCAGCCGGTGATGACACAGCGTGCACTTTTCGACCACGCCCTTCGGCCTCACGGAAACATCCGGATTCAGCGCTTCGGTAAACTCCCCGGGAAACTCGGGTTTGTACCAATTGAACATGCGCCGCGTGTACGGGCACGCATTGGTGCAATACCGGCAGCCGATGCATCGGGCATAAATCTGTCGCACCACGCCTTCCGGGTTGATCGCGGTCGCCTGTACCGGACACACGCGGATGCATGGCGGGTTGTCACAATGGACACACGGCAACGGCGTCGGTCGCATGCTCAGCCGTGGGTATTCGCCCTCGAGTTGTGGAAGCACGCTCATCCACGAGATGATGCGCCCGCGCGCGGCTTCTTTGGGCGGGACGCACGGAACGTTGTTTTCCGTCTGGCAGGCGACCGTGCACGCCTGACAAGCCGTACACTTCGCTAGATCGATCACCATTCCCCAACGTGGCATGCCGCGTCCTTTTTATGCGCGATAGACCTTGACGTATGTTCCATGGGCCGAGAATTGGCCGGTAACCTGGTCCGGCTGCCCCTCTACGATCTCCAGCGGATTGACGCCCCGGCACGCCCATTCGCCTCCTGACTTATGGCCATAACCGAGCGGCAAGTGCACCACTCCGGGCCGCGCGCCTTCATAAAAACGGGCGCGCGCCTGCACACGTCCACGGCGTGACTCGATCCAAACCGAATCGCCATCGCCGATGCCGAACGTGCGCGCAGTCTCAGGGTGCATTTCCAGCCAGCTATCCCAGTTGGCGAAGACGTGCACGCCGGCGATCTGCTGCAGGTACGGCAGGTGTGCCCCCTCGCCGCCGGCAAGTGGAAGCTGCTCCACAGGCATCAACAACAAGGGGAAGTTGCTGCTCGCTTCGGGAATCGTAGGTTGGTGCGGCAGGCACGCGCGGTCCTCGATTTGTGGGTTGCTTCCGCGCTGTTTTGCCCTGTCTGCCAGCACCTGCGAATAGAACTCGAAGCGCCCGGACTTGGTGCGCAACACGCGGCTCCACTCGCCATGCGAATACGCCGGCTCCCACCACCCGCCCTGCTTCTTGATTTGCTGCCACAGCTCGTCTGCATTTGAATAGCTCGGCGCCCACCAACCTGAACGCTCCATCAACCGGTTCCAACTGTCTTCAAGTGTCGAGCCGAAAACGGCTCCAGCCTGTGCGGCATACAGGCCGTTCACTTCGCTGCGCAGAAACTCTTCGTAAGCTGCAAACGGCAGCGCCGCGGCAAGTGGACCTCCCAGAGACCGCGCGAGGCTGAGCATTACATCGCCCGGGTGACGGACATCCTTGCGCGGGCGAACCGCCGGCGGCGAGATTGAGACCATTGCGTTGGCCACCGTAGGCGGCGTTCCGCCGTCCTGCCACGATTCCAGTCCCGTCGGCGCCGGGATCACCAGATCGGCGAGCACGGCGGTGTCGTCGAGGAATGAACTGAAACTGACGATGAACGGGACATCTTTCATCGCACTCCGGAAAGCAGTGCCGTTGGGAAGTGCGAAAACCGGGTTGACCTGATTCAGCAACAGCATCTGCACCGGATACGGCCGCTTTGACACAATGGCCTGCGGCAATTCGCTGGCGTTGGCAGCATGGGTTTGTGCCGAGGGC from Terriglobia bacterium carries:
- a CDS encoding 4Fe-4S dicluster domain-containing protein; the encoded protein is MPRWGMVIDLAKCTACQACTVACQTENNVPCVPPKEAARGRIISWMSVLPQLEGEYPRLSMRPTPLPCVHCDNPPCIRVCPVQATAINPEGVVRQIYARCIGCRYCTNACPYTRRMFNWYKPEFPGEFTEALNPDVSVRPKGVVEKCTLCHHRLQKARDEARAAKRELAEGDYVPACVEICPAGAMYFGDLEDHNSTVATLARSRRAFKPLEELGTHPKVIYLAQGEWSGGDGQGPRT